The genomic interval CAAATGCGCCTCCCATGATTATTATCTGTTCTATGTTCTCTTTTATACTATTATCCAGTCTCATGAGGATTCCCAGGGAAGTTAAAGGAGATGTACAGATTATGGTATGTTTTTCCCGTTTTAATGCTTCATACATTTTAATTATTCCATTATGGTGATCTTTTTCCTGAACCGGATCATTAAATTCGTATGTTCCAAGCCCCTTATCGCCATGAAAATTTTCATAATAATGGGGTTTTATAAGTGGCCTGGCAGATCCATGGTACACAGGGCAATCAAAATCAAGCAACTTTGCCACACCAGCTGTATTCCTGTAAGTATTCTCAAGCAATGAATTTCCTGAAGAAGCAACAATGAATTCTGGAGTAATATTGTACTGTTTCAACAAAATCATTGCAAAAGCGTCATCGATTCCAGTATCCACATTAAGAATAACCCTGTTCATTTCTGATTATAACCTGCTTATAAAAATATTTTGCCATTGTAATTCATTTCAGCCTGTGCAGAAATAATAGCAAATATTGCCATATATAACAATTGAATTCCCAATTTAAATACATGTAAACGCTAAAATTAATATCTGTATATATTATACTTTCATAGATGGCAGGAATTCGAGCCTA from Ferroplasma acidiphilum carries:
- a CDS encoding nucleoside hydrolase; translated protein: MNRVILNVDTGIDDAFAMILLKQYNITPEFIVASSGNSLLENTYRNTAGVAKLLDFDCPVYHGSARPLIKPHYYENFHGDKGLGTYEFNDPVQEKDHHNGIIKMYEALKREKHTIICTSPLTSLGILMRLDNSIKENIEQIIIMGGAFGITPYGKGNMGNAEFNIFYDPEAAKIVMEEDINETIVPLDVTMNRELAIKSIPPSSSGSPLEDFIHKT